The window TCGGACGACTTGGACTCAAAGAAGACCTCCCTGAAGCATATGCAGTCCTGCAAAATTTCCATTGGACAGAAGAAGATATGGCAGAAGTGATGGTTGAAATTATTGACGGCGAAAAGCCAAACGTCGCGGCACAAAACTGGATTGACGCCAATGAAGACAAAGTATCTGCTTGGACAGAAGGCGTCGAGAAAGTCGACGGCGATAAAATCAAGTTTGTGTATGTCGCTTGGGACAGCACCGTAGCAAGCACCAATGTCATGGCCAATGTGCTAGGGGAATTGGGTTATGAAGTGGAAATGTCTCAAGTGGAAGCGGGACCAATGTATACAGCAGTCGCAGACGGAAGTGCGGATGTCCTGTTGGCAGGCTGGCTGCCCGTAACACATAAAACATATATCGAGAAATTTGACGGGAAACTGGACGATATTGGCGTCAGCATGGAAAATGTGAAGATTGGGCTAGTCGTTCCAACTTATATGGATATTGATTCTATTGAGGATTTGCAGGAGTAAGTGTTTGCTATTGATCCGGCGCCGTCAGCGTGGCTGTCCGGTGCCGGGTTTATTTTATTAGTGCATTTGATAGCACAATTTTAACTTCGAACATCATCTTCAACTTTTTTCAAGAAGTGAAACAAATAGCTGGATGAAGCCAACGTAACTCTCCAACAGGAGCAATCCCCCTGCTGCACTACATTCGATTCTTTACAGGCCGCACAATACATCATGCGTTCTCTCATGTATTGAAGGATTATTAGGGAGAATTATACTTAAGATTTCGGTAAAGAAGAACACTACAAGGTCTACTCCGATCTGAAAAGGCAACATATCGTTCAATTTTGAACGACATGTTGCCTTTCTACCAGTCGGATAGACTCATATCAAATAATTTTTTAAGTGGCCGTATAACCGCCGTCCACAGGAATCATAGCCCCTGAAATGAAGGATGCTTCATCTGATGCTAGAAAGGCAATTGTGTTTGCGATTTCTTCTGGCTTTCCTAATCTTCCTAACGGGTACGCATTCTCATACAAATTACGGATTTCTTCTCCGCCTCCATCCCCATCGATCAGTTGTTGCGCCATATTTGTGTCGGTCAAGCCCGGGCAGACGGCATTGACTCGAACACCGAACTCGGCCAACTCTACTGCCGAACTTCTCGTGATTCCTACAACGGCATGTTTGGTCATGATGTATAAATTATGATTTTTTGTTCCTATTAACCCCGAAATGGAAGCCAGATTCACAATCGAGGCGCCCTCCGTCTTTTTTAAATAAGGCGCAGCGTATTTTGTACTAAGCATGACAGACTTAATATTTACGTTGGAGATTTTTTCAAAATCATCGACTTGCATTGTTTCTACCGTATTATTGAGGAAAATACCAGCATTGTTGACAACCGTTGTGATTCCTCCAAACCTTTCAATTGCCTTCTCATAAAGCGAGGCAATTTCTTGTTCACTCGTCACATCGCAAACTACGGCCTCAACCTCTATATCCGACTCTTCTAATTCTTGTTTCGTTAACTTTAATTTTTCTTCATTTGCATCAGAAATAACTAATTTTGCCCCTTCTTTTCCGCATTTTAGAGCTGCGAACTTTCCAATGCCTTGTGCGGCGCCTGTAATTACTACTACTTTATTCTGAAGTCTAAGCATTTTTTACCTCCTCGTCACATTGTTAAATAGCCCGCATCCACTGCAATATAATTTCCAGATATATTTTTCGCTTTATCAGAAGCTAAATATAATGCTGTATTTACGACATCTTCCGGGTTAATAAAGTCTTGATCCGGAAATACATGATGTGTGCCGAACGCAGGAGTTGCCTCCCCCCTAGTAGCTCCTTTTTTATTGGCAAGTCTATCATAGGTGGCTTGATTATTCGCCATGGTTGTATCAACAGCTGTCGGGCAAATCGCATTTACATGGATTCCATATTCTCCGACCTCCATAGCCATTGATTTCACTAACCCTAACACACCATGCTTTGCTGCAACATAATGTCCTACCTGCTTTCCTCCACGAAGACCATTAACAGAAGAGATACAAATGATTTTTCCTTGTTGTTGGTCAATCATATGAGGGATTACATGCTTACAAGCTAAAAACGTTCCTTTTAAGCAAATTTCAATCATTTCATCCCATTGTTGTTCTGGCATTTCCCATATCTTGTTGTAAGTCAAAATACCGGCATTCGTTATGAGAATATCAATTTTTTGGAATGATTCAATGGTCTTCTCGACAGCTCGCTGAACCTGTTCTTCATTTCGCACGTCAGCGATAATCCCAATTGCTTTAACACCCTTTTCCCGTATCTCTTCCAGTGTCTCATCCATAACAGATTTATTGGACAGTTCATATGGAACCGTTTCAACGGCGCTATTGATATCGGTAATAACGATATCGGCTCCTTCTTCAGCAAATTTCAAAGCATATAGCTTGCCCATTCCTCTTGCTCCACCCGTGATCAATGCAACTTTTCCATTTAATTCTCCCAATTTACATTCCCACCTTTAATCTTCAATTCCACACCATTCCATTGCCACCAGGGCATAGGTTTTTGCAGCTGTAATCAATTCTTCTACCTCCACATATTCATCTACCGCGTGTGCAACTAAAATACTTCCCGGCCCATAGATAATACTTGGAATGCCCCGCTCATTTAAAAATGAGGCATCAGCCACAGCAGCAAATCCAAGAACTTTTGCCGGTTGGCCAGTCACTTCTTCATGGGCTTCGACTGTCGCTTGAGTGATTGGGTGATCTTTCGGAACATTGAAGGCTGGCCAGTTTAATAAAAACTCTAATTTTGGAGGGTTTTCTCTTAGCCAAAGATCATTTTGTGCGGCTCTCATTACATGTTCTGTAATTTCTTTTTGAACTTCTTCAAAACTTTCATCCGGGTGGTACCAAACCGCATACTGAATCGTACAATAATCGGACACAACGAATGGTAAGTCAACATCATGTGACTTTCCATGAATGATTCCGGGGTGAATCGTAAAATGTCCTGGCTCGAACAGTTCATGTCTCTTCGTGAAACCCCATTCGTCTTCTAATTGTTTTAGTGATTCGATGATATACATTGCTTTATCAACTGCATTAATCCCTACTTCACTGTGCTTGCCACCGGCACGAACAAATTCTCTTCGAACCGATGCATGTGTCGTTTTTCCTTTTACCGTAACATGCAGGCGAATCAAACCTGGACTTGCGGGTACGATTGCCAAGTTTTCTGGTGGTCCCGAAGGTTCGGATACAATCGCCGCATCTGCGGTATATCCACGATCTACGGTTGCGGAGGTTCCCAATTCATGTTCCATTGTTTCTTCCCCTACCACTGTTTCAAGTAGTAAATCCCCCTTTAACTGGATTCCTAATTTTTTCAAGGCTTTAGCAGCTATATATTGTGCTGCTATGCCGCCTTTCATATCACAAGCACCTCGACCGTATAATTTGCCATCTTCAATTTTCCCTGAAAAAGGATCTTTGAACTTCCATTCTTCCGCCGGCCCTGGAGGAACAACGTCAATATGACCGTTAAATATTAGTGATTTTCCATTTCCTGTTCCTTTTATTGTCCCAACTAAATTCGGCCTTTCTTTTTCTACTTCCCACATATCTACTTCATCGCAGATTTCTTTAAATTTGGGATATAAATACTCTTGGACTTTTTTTTCTCCACCAAGAACCGCCACTTTGTCGACACCATCGTAACTAGGGTTAATACTTGGAATCTGTACCATTTCACTCGTCAATGTAAGTAGTTCTTCTCGCATGGCTTCAATTTGATTAATTACTTCTTCCTTCGTATTCACTAACGCTTTCTTTGTCATATTCATTTTCCTCCCAGTTATTTAATTTTTTCTGATAAGATGACGGTTTCTGCTTCTGGATTTTTTGCTGCAAAAATCTTCTTTCTTTTCGTTGTTCTGGCATCCTCAACATCCGTCCATAATTGTTCAACATGTTGCTCAACTGGCTTTGCTGCACCGTAGATAATCATAATGACAAAGACGGTAATCAAACCATATACCCCCGGCGTCCACCCTAAACTCCCAATAAAAGAAGGATTCATAACCGTTAGAGACATAGAGATGATGGTTCCTACAATCATGCCAACCAAAGCCCCTTCTTTATTAGCTCTCTTCCAATAGAGACCAAGTAAAACTACTGGAAAAATCATGATTATCCCCTGATAAGTTAACAGGGCAATATTGATGAGGGCCCCTACATCAACCGTTGCCATAAAGGCGCAGATTGTTCCTATGGCCACTACAGAAATTCGGGCAATTGTAATGGCACTCTTTTCTGAAATGTCTCTTTTGATTACTCCAGCTACATCACGCGAAATGGAGGTCGACATCGCTTGAATGATGCCGCTAACCGTAGCAATACTGGTAGCCATTACGACTGTAGACAAGACCGCCATGACCAAAGGCCCCGCCTCTGCCGCTGCCCATAAAAATGCTTCTTCCGGGTTCATTCTCGCTGTTTCGAAAATATATAAGAAGTTCCCCAAGAATTGGAATACTACATAGAATACCGCCCCAATAATCGGAGCAATTAGGGCCGATTGTTTAATAGACCGAATACTATCCGATGCAAATATTTTATTAAACACCCATGGCCACATAAAACCGCCTAAACCACTGGTGATGATGATGGATGTCCAGAAAGCTGTAGGCATTTCCCATCCCGGCCCTGGAAAAGTAAGGGTTTCCGGATATTTTTGAACTAGGGTCGCCATCCCTTCATTGAATCCACCAAAAAATTTAAAGATCATATAAAACATGACTGTAATTCCAACAAAGAACATGAAAGCACCTTGGAAAATATTAGCCGTAATTACTGATTTCATGCCTCCGAAAGAGACGTACGCCAAAACTACAACAATACCAATGAGCATCCCGATGACTGGACTGATAGTTCCTCCAGTCGCATAACTAAAGACAAACCCTTGGGTAATCCATTCCATCAACAGCCAAGGAGCCGTAAAAGCAACCCCGGCCACTCCTACAATGACACGGACAGCTTTGCTTTTATAACGCAAATCCATCAATTCGGCTTGCGTACTGATATGATACTTTTTGCCCCAAATATAGCTTTTCTCTGCAACTAAATACAAGGAAAGCATAGTTAAAGTAGCGTAGGACAACACATACATCCCCATAAAACCATAACCAACCGAATACCCTGCAAACGCTGTAAAGGTTGCCCCTACATACCAAGTAGAAAATACAGCTAGAGATATGGCAATCACACCAAAGCTACCTCGCGCAGTAGCATATTCATCAAAACTCTTAACACCAAAGTTTTTGGCATTAATCAGGAAAATGATGATAAAAAATATGCTGATAAAAATGATGGAAAGCATGGTTTACCCCCTCCTTGCCTTTAGTTCTTCATCTGTCAGCGGCTCAACCTCTAAATCTAAATCACCGTGATATGAATCGACCAAATACCAGACAATTAACGTAGCAAAAATGAAGAAATTCATTAGTATTTGCCAAAAATAAGAGAAGGGGAACCCAATAACGAAGGGCTCGATCCGATTACTCCAATCAAAGACTCCCGGGAAACAAGCCAAAAAGATGAACAACAGAAACAAGCTGGAAAAGAAGATATTCCTGAAGCGTACATCTCTCAATACAAAACCTCCTCAAATGGTATTAGCTATAATGAAGGTTACTCAATGCTTTCCGGTAAAATCTGTCCTCCGTCAACTACCAAAGTTTGACCCGTGA is drawn from Sporosarcina sp. FSL W7-1349 and contains these coding sequences:
- a CDS encoding sodium:solute symporter family protein encodes the protein MLSIIFISIFFIIIFLINAKNFGVKSFDEYATARGSFGVIAISLAVFSTWYVGATFTAFAGYSVGYGFMGMYVLSYATLTMLSLYLVAEKSYIWGKKYHISTQAELMDLRYKSKAVRVIVGVAGVAFTAPWLLMEWITQGFVFSYATGGTISPVIGMLIGIVVVLAYVSFGGMKSVITANIFQGAFMFFVGITVMFYMIFKFFGGFNEGMATLVQKYPETLTFPGPGWEMPTAFWTSIIITSGLGGFMWPWVFNKIFASDSIRSIKQSALIAPIIGAVFYVVFQFLGNFLYIFETARMNPEEAFLWAAAEAGPLVMAVLSTVVMATSIATVSGIIQAMSTSISRDVAGVIKRDISEKSAITIARISVVAIGTICAFMATVDVGALINIALLTYQGIIMIFPVVLLGLYWKRANKEGALVGMIVGTIISMSLTVMNPSFIGSLGWTPGVYGLITVFVIMIIYGAAKPVEQHVEQLWTDVEDARTTKRKKIFAAKNPEAETVILSEKIK
- a CDS encoding glycine betaine ABC transporter substrate-binding protein; amino-acid sequence: MKKKLFGISTVALLAVGLAACGGDKNEDTTSSEGEPASSSESVGKAVGYKITGIDPGAGIMEATDRAIEDYGLDQWSVTSGSGAAMTAALKKAYDKEEPIIVTGWSPHWKFAKYDLKYLDDPKGSYGGAEEIHTFGRLGLKEDLPEAYAVLQNFHWTEEDMAEVMVEIIDGEKPNVAAQNWIDANEDKVSAWTEGVEKVDGDKIKFVYVAWDSTVASTNVMANVLGELGYEVEMSQVEAGPMYTAVADGSADVLLAGWLPVTHKTYIEKFDGKLDDIGVSMENVKIGLVVPTYMDIDSIEDLQE
- a CDS encoding SDR family NAD(P)-dependent oxidoreductase gives rise to the protein MLRLQNKVVVITGAAQGIGKFAALKCGKEGAKLVISDANEEKLKLTKQELEESDIEVEAVVCDVTSEQEIASLYEKAIERFGGITTVVNNAGIFLNNTVETMQVDDFEKISNVNIKSVMLSTKYAAPYLKKTEGASIVNLASISGLIGTKNHNLYIMTKHAVVGITRSSAVELAEFGVRVNAVCPGLTDTNMAQQLIDGDGGGEEIRNLYENAYPLGRLGKPEEIANTIAFLASDEASFISGAMIPVDGGYTAT
- a CDS encoding mycofactocin-coupled SDR family oxidoreductase, with the translated sequence MGELNGKVALITGGARGMGKLYALKFAEEGADIVITDINSAVETVPYELSNKSVMDETLEEIREKGVKAIGIIADVRNEEQVQRAVEKTIESFQKIDILITNAGILTYNKIWEMPEQQWDEMIEICLKGTFLACKHVIPHMIDQQQGKIICISSVNGLRGGKQVGHYVAAKHGVLGLVKSMAMEVGEYGIHVNAICPTAVDTTMANNQATYDRLANKKGATRGEATPAFGTHHVFPDQDFINPEDVVNTALYLASDKAKNISGNYIAVDAGYLTM
- a CDS encoding ArgE/DapE family deacylase — translated: MTKKALVNTKEEVINQIEAMREELLTLTSEMVQIPSINPSYDGVDKVAVLGGEKKVQEYLYPKFKEICDEVDMWEVEKERPNLVGTIKGTGNGKSLIFNGHIDVVPPGPAEEWKFKDPFSGKIEDGKLYGRGACDMKGGIAAQYIAAKALKKLGIQLKGDLLLETVVGEETMEHELGTSATVDRGYTADAAIVSEPSGPPENLAIVPASPGLIRLHVTVKGKTTHASVRREFVRAGGKHSEVGINAVDKAMYIIESLKQLEDEWGFTKRHELFEPGHFTIHPGIIHGKSHDVDLPFVVSDYCTIQYAVWYHPDESFEEVQKEITEHVMRAAQNDLWLRENPPKLEFLLNWPAFNVPKDHPITQATVEAHEEVTGQPAKVLGFAAVADASFLNERGIPSIIYGPGSILVAHAVDEYVEVEELITAAKTYALVAMEWCGIED